The Echeneis naucrates chromosome 8, fEcheNa1.1, whole genome shotgun sequence genome has a window encoding:
- the adsl gene encoding adenylosuccinate lyase isoform X1, which translates to MEAADEFTKYRSPLVSRYASKEMAFNFSDRKKFTTWRRLWIYLAKAEKSLGLPITDAQILEMESHADNIDFAMAAEEERKLRHDVMAHVHTFAHCCPTAAPIIHLGATSCYVGDNTDLIMLRDGFDILLPKLARVIDRLANFAEKYADLPTLGFTHYQPAQLTTVGKRACLWLQDLAMDMRNLQRARDDLRFRGVKGTTGTQASFLQLFQGEHEKVEQLDNMVTEMAGFKKAYLVTGQTYSRKVDIDCLSNLASLGATVHKICTDIRLLANLKEIEEPFEKEQIGSSAMPYKRNPMRAERCCSLARHLVALMADPLQTASVQWLERTLDDSANRRISLPESFLTADIILSTLQNITEGLVVYPKVIERHIRHELPFMATENIIMAMVKAGGNRQDCHEKIRVLSQEAAAVVKQEGGDNDLLARVQRDPYFAPILGQLDALLDPKTFIGRAPQQVTRFLSEEVRPLLEPYKAKMDVKIELEL; encoded by the exons TCTTTGGGTCTACCCATCACAGACGCCCAGATCCTGGAGATGGAGAGTCATGCAGACAATATTGACTTTGCCATGGCGGCTGAAGAGGAACGAAAGCTCAGGCATGATGTCATGGCTCATGTCCACACCTTTGCACACTGCTGCCCCACTGCTGCTCCCATCATCCACCTCGGAGCCACCTCTTGCTACGTCGGAGACAATACT gaTCTGATTATGTTGCGTGATGGATTTGACATTCTCTTGCCCAAG TTGGCCAGAGTCATTGACAGACTGGCAAACTTTGCAGAGAAATATGCTGACCTCCCGACGCTCGGCTTCACACACTACCA ACCAGCTCAGCTGACCACAGTTGGCAAGCGAGCTTGTCTGTGGCTTCAGGACTTGGCCATGGACATGCGCAACCTGCAGAGAGCCCGTGATGATCTACGTTTCAGGGGGGTCAAGGGGACAACTGGAACACAGGCCAGCTTCCTGCAGCTCTTTCAGGGGGAACATGAGAAG GTGGAGCAGCTTGACAATATGGTGACAGAGATGGCTGGCTTCAAAAA AGCTTACCTGGTGACTGGACAGACTTACAGTCGTAAGGTGGATATAGACTGTTTGTCTAACCTGGCCAGTTTGGGAGCTACTGTTCACAAG ATCTGCACAGACATCCGCCTCCTCGCCAACCTGAAAGAGATTGAGGAGCCTTTTGAGAAAGAGCAGATTG GTTCTAGTGCCATGCCCTACAAGAGAAACCCAATGCGTGCTGAGCGTTGCTGTAGCCTGGCCCGACACCTGGTGGCGCTGATGGCCGACCCACTGCAGACGGCTTCGGTGCAGTGGTTAGAGAGGACGCTGGATGATAGTGCAAATAG GAGGATCTCCCTACCAGAGTCCTTCCTTACAGCAGACATCATCCTCAGTACGCTGCAGAACATCACGGAGGGACTGGTGGTTTACCCCAAAGTCATTGAGCGACACATTCGCCATGAGCTTCCCTTCATGGCCACAGAGAACATCATTATGGCCATGGTTAAAGCTGGAGGAAACAGACAG GACTGTCATGAGAAGATCCGTGTTCTGTCCCAGGAGGCTGCAGCTGTAGTCAAGCAGGAGGGTGGTGATAATGACCTTCTGGCCAGAGTCCAGAGAGACCCTTACTTTGCCCCCATCCTCGGGCAACTGGACGCCTTGCTGGACCCAAAGACCTTTATTGGCCGTGCACCACAACAG GTGACGAGGTTCCTGTCTGAAGAAGTTCGCCCCCTGCTTGAGCCATACAAAGCAAAGATGGATGTTAAGATCGAGCTGGAGCTCTAA